Proteins from a genomic interval of Salmo salar chromosome ssa14, Ssal_v3.1, whole genome shotgun sequence:
- the ndufb3 gene encoding NADH dehydrogenase [ubiquinone] 1 beta subcomplex subunit 3 yields MGGDHGSKLNLPDFKQWKVEGTPLEFTQQRLAARGLKDPWARNEVWRYVGGFSRPVSLGDVMLRGFKWGFAAFAVALTVEYALFPPKKSGH; encoded by the exons ATGGGAGGAGACCACGGCAGTAAACTAAACCTGCCAGACTTTAAGCAGTGGAAGGTAGAGGGAACACCTCTGGAGTTCACACAGCAGAGACTGGCAGCTAGAGGACTGAAGGACCCGTGGGcacg tAATGAGGTGTGGAGGTACGTGGGAGGGTTCAGCCGTCCTGTATCCCTGGGAGACGTGATGCTGAGGGGTTTTAAATGGGGCTTTGCGGCCTTTGCTGTGGCTCTGACTGTAGAGTACGCTCTCTTCCCCCCCAAGAAGTCTGGCCACTGA
- the pecr gene encoding peroxisomal trans-2-enoyl-CoA reductase, which translates to MAVSGVFKAGLFNHKVAVVTGGGTGIGKAISSELLQLGCNVVISSRKLERLEAAADELRQSIPQSSPASVTPIVCNIRNEEEVKSLVSSVLQQYGRIDFLVNNGGGQFSSPAEHTSSKGWKAVIDTNLTGTFHCCKEVYAAWMKDNGGAIVNIIADMWKGFPGMAHTGAARAAVDNLTKTLAIEWAISGVRVNAIAPGTIISKTAVENYKEFGPTLFKMSVPFSPAKRLGVPEEISPAVCFLLSPGASYISGATLRVDAGQSLYHSMWEIPDHSAWPAAPEGENLDTLKELLKPKAKL; encoded by the exons ATGGCCGTCTCCGGTGTGTTCAAAGCGGGTCTGTTCAACCACAAAGTGGCGGTGGTAACGGGAGGAGGCACCGGAATCGGTAAAGCCATCTCCTCCGAACTGCTGCAGCTGG gCTGTAACGTGGTGATCTCCAGTAGGAAGTTGGAGAGGTTGGAGGCTGCAGCTGACGAGCTGAGACAGAGTATCCCTCAGTCTAGCCCTGCCTCTGTCACCCCTATAGTCTGTAACATACGCAATGAGGAGGAG GTGAAGTCTCTGGTCTCGTCAGTGTTGCAGCAGTATGGCCGTATAGACTTCCTGGTAAATAACGGCGGAGGCCAGTTCAGCAGCCCAGCAGAACACACCTCATCTAAGGGGTGGAAGGCTGTCATAGACACAAACCTCACAGGAACCTTCCACTGCTgcaaggaag TGTATGCCGCATGGATGAAAGACAATGGGGGAGCGATCGTCAACATCATCGCTGATATGTGGAAGGGCTTCCCGGGCATGGC TCATACCGGAGCAGCTCGGGCCGCTGTGGACAACCTGACGAAGACTCTGGCCATCGAATGGGCCATATCTGGAGTCCGAGTCAACGCCATAGCACCG GGTACCATCATCTCCAAGACAGCCGTTGAGAACTATAAGGAGTTTGGACCAACACTGTTTAAGATGTCTGTTCCCTTCAGTCCTGCTAAAAGACTGGGCGTCCCAGAGGAG atctctCCAGCAGTGTGCTTCCTCCTGTCTCCTGGTGCCTCTTACATCTCTGGAGCCACTCTGAGGGTGGACGCTGGACAGAGTCTTTACCACTCTATGTGGGAAATACCAG ATCACAGTGCATGGCCTGCGGCCCCAGAGGGAGAGAATCTGGACACTCTGAAAGAGCTGCTGAAACCCAAGGCCAAGCTCTAA